A stretch of Malus sylvestris chromosome 11, drMalSylv7.2, whole genome shotgun sequence DNA encodes these proteins:
- the LOC126591122 gene encoding uncharacterized protein LOC126591122 isoform X2 → MDSRHATLGRRTLEEIRQKRAAEKLSKTSSGPDLSKISIPIDNGGMRKSESANRLSESDVSVLVAQIKDLEKKNAELEEQNKNLASMLETKEAGGDVLQKRLNDMEKNTVPSLRKALKDVAMEKDAAVVAREDLSAQLRTLKKRLKDAEEEQYRAEEDAAALRAELNMLQQQAMSGSLSAMNSISNSPDQMQMLEKELASLKSALQQESHLRQQERQQLAEEQARASTLTSVKQELEEKLAAMSRKASVSEKVAGKEFSLEDKEKLEKQLHDMAVVIERLESSRQKLLIEIDSQSSEIERLFEENSDLSNSYQQAMSISGHWENQVKDCLKHNEELRATIDKLRTDQSKGLLESHEGGANETGSAAYTTEVLSIKDQLAKEQSRAEALSAEVLQLSARLQQATQAYNGLARLYKPVLRNIESNLIKMKQDGPMTVR, encoded by the exons ATGGACTCCCGCCACGCAACTCTCGGCCGACGAACG TTGGAAGAAATTCGCCAAAAGCGAGCTGCAGAAAAGTTGAGCAAAACTTCGTCGGGACCCGATCTCAGCAAAATCTCGATTCCAATCG ATAATGGAGGAATGCGAAAATCGGAGAGCGCGAATCGGCTCTCTGAG AGCGACGTTAGTGTTTTGGTTGCCCAGATAAaagacttagagaagaaaaatgcGGAATTGGAGGAGCAAAACAAAAACTTGGCTTCCATG CTTGAAACAAAGGAAGCCGGGGGCGATGTGCTGCAGAAACGTTTGAATGATATG GAGAAAAACACTGTACCGTCTTTGAGAAAAGCCCTCAAGGATGTTGCAATGGAGAAAGATGCGGCAGTTGTTGCACGG GAGGATCTTTCAGCCCAGCTTCGTACGCTCAAGAAACGGTTAAAGGATGCAGAAGAAGAACAGTATCGA GCTGAGGAAGATGCAGCCGCTTTGAGAGCTGAACTGAATATGTTACAGCAACAAGCAATGAGTGGTTCACTTAGTGCAATGAACTCAATTTCTAATTCACCAGATCAGATGCAAATGTTAGAAAAGGAGCTGGCTAGCTTAAAATCTGCGTTACAG CAAGAGTCACACTTGAGGCAGCAAGAGAGACAACAATTAGCAGAGGAGCAAGCCCGGGCATCCACCCTTACATCTGTAAAGCAGGAATTGGAGGAAAAGCTTGCAGCTATGTCTAGAAAGGCTTCAG TTTCAGAGAAAGTGGCTGGCAAGGAATTTTCACTC GAAGACAAGGAGAAACTTGAGAAGCAGTTGCATGACATGGCAGTAGTGATTGAGAGATTGGAAAGTAGTAGACAAAAACTTTTGATAGAG ATTGATTCCCAATCTTCGGAGATAGAAAGGCTTTTCGAGGAAAATTCTGATCTCTCGAATTCTTATCAGCAAGCAATGAGCATATCAGGGCACTGGGAGAATCAG GTGAAAGACTGTCTTAAGCATAATGAAGAGCTCCGTGCAACTATAGATAAGTTGAGAACCGACCAGTCCAAGGGGTTACTAGAATCCCATGAAGGCGGGGCCAATGAGACTGGTTCAGCTGCGTATACAACTGAAGTTCTCTCCATCAAG GATCAACTTGCGAAAGAACAGAGCAGAGCAGAAGCGTTATCAGCTGAAGTATTGCAGCTCTCCGCACGACTCCAACAAGCTACCCAAGCATACAATGGGCTTGCACGCCT CTATAAACCAGTGTTGCGAAACATTGAAAGCAACCTCATCAAGATGAAACAAGATGGCCCCATGACCGTGCGGTGA
- the LOC126590176 gene encoding uncharacterized protein LOC126590176, translated as MVEIRIIPESVGNLWNKWNLRLLVLCSLCLQTVLVVLGSRRKYSAKTWIRIVIWTAYLSADWVATVTLGMISSLQVDDQESSPHPNSHTIMAFWAPFLLVHLGGPDTITAYALEDNELWLRHLLGLVVQVEVAFFIFLRYWTPSTYPLSLLAIPVFVVGLTKYGERTWALRSASSGRLRESLLPAPNPGRGYANYAAEYSAIKARGDEVAIGSTGGEGIFRVGRINPVISEARYLHEAFELFDLFKRLYADLILDYNDRNCCSEMLQGHSPKEVLKVIEVELGFVYDVLYTKATVVYSRLGIIFRFINLLCSISTLVVFAFVVDKHFYSTVDITLTYLLSAGAIALELYAIIVLICTDWTLYWLSKRTHSLASRVYQAISSFRSSWGYDKNWSESVAQYNLIDFCFKENPPKRARILKLLHIYDMLEKYWYTAKEDVPTEMRELIVAQLQDAQREDVATSEVLDWRGTHALQKSNCIEKFGWSVEEASLDQSILLWHIATDLCFNNDLENINQDPSLISSKSKVSKLFSNYMMHILVFSPFMLPEGIGQIRFRDTCAEATEFFEKRREVITKGAGHARQVLLEVNTELVPAMVIGDRSKTVLFDGCRLAKQLMALETEEGKSNEEKWGIISQVWIEMLCYAANQCSWKEHAQQLRHGGELLTRVPSHGKSWFQPTVSDQTRHSNSNSFCY; from the coding sequence atgGTGGAAATTAGAATTATTCCAGAAAGTGTGGGAAACCTATGGAACAAATGGAACCTCCGACTCCTGGTCCTCTGCAGCCTATGCTTACAAACTGTCCTAGTGGTGTTGGGAAGCCGAAGAAAGTACAGTGCTAAAACTTGGATCAGAATCGTCATTTGGACAGCGTACTTATCAGCGGATTGGGTTGCTACTGTCACGCTTGGAATGATATCCAGCTTACAAGTAGACGATCAAGAAAGCTCCCCACATCCAAACAGCCATACCATTATGGCTTTCTGGGCGCCATTTCTTCTCGTGCACCTTGGCGGTCCAGACACCATCACTGCTTACGCGTTGGAGGACAATGAGCTTTGGTTGAGGCACCTGCTGGGTTTAGTTGTCCAGGTTGAAGTGGCTTTTTTCATCTTTTTAAGATACTGGACGCCGAGCACGTACCCCCTCTCATTGCTAGCAATACCAGTATTTGTTGTTGGACTTACCAAGTATGGAGAGCGGACTTGGGCCCTGCGGTCTGCAAGCAGCGGAAGATTGCGTGAATCCTTGCTCCCTGCTCCGAATCCAGGTCGTGGTTATGCCAATTATGCAGCTGAATATAGCGCTATCAAAGCTCGAGGAGATGAGGTTGCGATTGGAAGTACAGGTGGTGAAGGTATTTTTCGTGTTGGGCGGATCAATCCTGTTATTTCCGAAGCCAGATATCTCCACGAAGCATTTGAATTGTTCGACCTCTTTAAGCGCCTTTACGCAGATCTCATCCTGGACTACAATGATCGCAATTGCTGCAGTGAAATGCTTCAGGGTCATTCACCGAAAGAAGTCCTCAAAGTAATAGAGGTTGAGCTTGGTTTTGTTTATGATGTGTTATACACAAAGGCAACTGTTGTGTATTCTCGCCTGGGTATCATTTTTCGCTTCATCAACCTTCTTTGCTCCATTTCCACACTTGTAGTCTTTGCCTTTGTTGTTGATAAGCATTTTTATTCCACCGTTGATATAACTCTCACCTACTTATTGTCTGCCGGAGCCATTGCTCTTGAGTTGTACGCCATCATTGTACTAATTTGTACAGATTGGACACTCTATTGGTTAAGCAAGCGGACGCACTCACTTGCTTCTCGTGTCTATCAAGCAATCTCTTCCTTTAGATCAAGCTGGGGCTACGACAAAAATTGGTCTGAATCCGTGGCACAATACAATCTCATCgatttttgtttcaaagagAATCCCCCGAAGCGTGCTAGAATTCTCAAACTCCTTCACATCTATGACATGTTAGAGAAATATTGGTACACAGCCAAGGAGGATGTCCCTACTGAGATGAGAGAGCTTATTGTTGCGCAACTCCAAGATGCTCAAAGAGAAGATGTTGCAACCAGTGAAGTCTTGGATTGGAGAGGCACTCATGCTCTTCAAAAGAGTAACTGTATCGAAAAGTTTGGTTGGAGCGTGGAAGAAGCTTCATTAGACCAAAGCATTCTTCTATGGCACATTGCAACAGATTTATGCTTCAACAATGATCttgaaaatataaatcaagatCCATCTCTAATTAGTTCCAAATCCAAGGTGAGCAAGTTGTTCTCAAATTATATGATGCACATTCTCGTCTTCAGCCCCTTCATGTTGCCAGAGGGAATTGGGCAGATTAGGTTTCGTGACACGTGTGCAGAGGCCACAGAGTTTTTTGAAAAGAGAAGAGAAGTCATAACCAAAGGGGCAGGCCATGCCAGGCAGGTTTTGCTTGAGGTGAACACGGAGTTAGTTCCGGCAATGGTGATTGGTGATAGAAGCAAGACAGTGTTGTTTGATGGGTGTAGGCTTGCAAAACAGTTGATGGCATTGGAAACCGAGGAGGGAAAGAGTAATGAAGAAAAATGGGGGATAATAAGCCAAGTGTGGATAGAGATGTTGTGTTACGCAGCAAATCAATGCAGTTGGAAGGAGCACGCGCAACAGCTTAGGCATGGAGGTGAGCTTCTTACACGTGTGCCTTCTCATGGCAAATCTTGGTTTCAGCCAACAGTTTCAGATCAAACAAGGCACTCCAACAGTAACTCTTTCTGCTATTAG
- the LOC126591122 gene encoding uncharacterized protein LOC126591122 isoform X1, translating into MDSRHATLGRRTLEEIRQKRAAEKLSKTSSGPDLSKISIPIDNGGMRKSESANRLSESDVSVLVAQIKDLEKKNAELEEQNKNLASMLETKEAGGDVLQKRLNDMEKNTVPSLRKALKDVAMEKDAAVVAREDLSAQLRTLKKRLKDAEEEQYRAEEDAAALRAELNMLQQQAMSGSLSAMNSISNSPDQMQMLEKELASLKSALQQESHLRQQERQQLAEEQARASTLTSVKQELEEKLAAMSRKASEVSEKVAGKEFSLEDKEKLEKQLHDMAVVIERLESSRQKLLIEIDSQSSEIERLFEENSDLSNSYQQAMSISGHWENQVKDCLKHNEELRATIDKLRTDQSKGLLESHEGGANETGSAAYTTEVLSIKDQLAKEQSRAEALSAEVLQLSARLQQATQAYNGLARLYKPVLRNIESNLIKMKQDGPMTVR; encoded by the exons ATGGACTCCCGCCACGCAACTCTCGGCCGACGAACG TTGGAAGAAATTCGCCAAAAGCGAGCTGCAGAAAAGTTGAGCAAAACTTCGTCGGGACCCGATCTCAGCAAAATCTCGATTCCAATCG ATAATGGAGGAATGCGAAAATCGGAGAGCGCGAATCGGCTCTCTGAG AGCGACGTTAGTGTTTTGGTTGCCCAGATAAaagacttagagaagaaaaatgcGGAATTGGAGGAGCAAAACAAAAACTTGGCTTCCATG CTTGAAACAAAGGAAGCCGGGGGCGATGTGCTGCAGAAACGTTTGAATGATATG GAGAAAAACACTGTACCGTCTTTGAGAAAAGCCCTCAAGGATGTTGCAATGGAGAAAGATGCGGCAGTTGTTGCACGG GAGGATCTTTCAGCCCAGCTTCGTACGCTCAAGAAACGGTTAAAGGATGCAGAAGAAGAACAGTATCGA GCTGAGGAAGATGCAGCCGCTTTGAGAGCTGAACTGAATATGTTACAGCAACAAGCAATGAGTGGTTCACTTAGTGCAATGAACTCAATTTCTAATTCACCAGATCAGATGCAAATGTTAGAAAAGGAGCTGGCTAGCTTAAAATCTGCGTTACAG CAAGAGTCACACTTGAGGCAGCAAGAGAGACAACAATTAGCAGAGGAGCAAGCCCGGGCATCCACCCTTACATCTGTAAAGCAGGAATTGGAGGAAAAGCTTGCAGCTATGTCTAGAAAGGCTTCAG AAGTTTCAGAGAAAGTGGCTGGCAAGGAATTTTCACTC GAAGACAAGGAGAAACTTGAGAAGCAGTTGCATGACATGGCAGTAGTGATTGAGAGATTGGAAAGTAGTAGACAAAAACTTTTGATAGAG ATTGATTCCCAATCTTCGGAGATAGAAAGGCTTTTCGAGGAAAATTCTGATCTCTCGAATTCTTATCAGCAAGCAATGAGCATATCAGGGCACTGGGAGAATCAG GTGAAAGACTGTCTTAAGCATAATGAAGAGCTCCGTGCAACTATAGATAAGTTGAGAACCGACCAGTCCAAGGGGTTACTAGAATCCCATGAAGGCGGGGCCAATGAGACTGGTTCAGCTGCGTATACAACTGAAGTTCTCTCCATCAAG GATCAACTTGCGAAAGAACAGAGCAGAGCAGAAGCGTTATCAGCTGAAGTATTGCAGCTCTCCGCACGACTCCAACAAGCTACCCAAGCATACAATGGGCTTGCACGCCT CTATAAACCAGTGTTGCGAAACATTGAAAGCAACCTCATCAAGATGAAACAAGATGGCCCCATGACCGTGCGGTGA
- the LOC126591387 gene encoding probable inactive 2-oxoglutarate-dependent dioxygenase AOP2, which translates to MGSLTLPNLPTINFSVDALKPGSSSWLSTSKQVRYALEEYGCFVAEYNQVSAQLLNNIFGQAKDLFEVPLENKVKNVSNEPYRGYIGPNHLMPLYEGIAIDNVTSPQETQKFKNLMWPDGKSNFCETTDSFAQLLSELEHKVEQMLFESYGSEKQYESVASANSHLLRFLKYNKPEEADRATLRFASHTDKNFTTIVVQHDVGGLEVKTKDGDWINIESAPSQFLFMAGDGLQVWSNERIKACDHRVKHCGDKTRYSLGLFTFNNGKIQVPEELVDERHPLLYNPLDSLEYIRFHSRGEARNLVSPVKTFCGVTNSTA; encoded by the exons ATGGGTTCCTTAACACTTCCAAACCTTCCTACCATCAATTTCTCCGTCGATGCCTTGAAGCCTGGCTCAAGTTCTTGGCTGTCCACCTCCAAACAAGTCCGATATGCACTCGAAGAGTACGGTTGTTTCGTGGCGGAGTACAATCAAGTTTCTGCACAACTTCTGAACAATATCTTTGGGCAGGCCAAAGATTTGTTTGAGGTTCCTTTGGAAAACAAAGTGAAGAACGTTAGTAATGAACCATATCGCGGGTATATTGGACCGAACCACCTTATGCCACTCTATGAAGGTATCGCCATTGATAACGTCACATCCCCACAAGAAACTCAGAAGTTCAAAAATCTCATGTGGCCCGATGGAAAAAGCAATTTCTG TGAAACTACAGATTCATTTGCCCAATTATTATCAGAGTTGGAGCACAAAGTGGAACAAATGCTATTCGAAAGCTATGGATCAGAAAAGCAGTACGAGTCTGTTGCTAGTGCCAACAGCCACCTTCTTAGATTCCTCAAGTATAATAAACCAGAGGAAGCTGATCGTGCTACCTTGAGATTTGCGAGCCATACAGACAAGAACTTCACCACCATCGTTGTTCAACACGACGTTGGTGGTTTGGAGGTTAAAACCAAGGATGGTGACTGGATTAACATTGAGTCCGCACCTTCACAGTTCTTGTTCATGGCCGGTGATGGATTGCAG GTATGGAGTAATGAAAGAATAAAAGCTTGTGATCATCGAGTGAAGCATTGTGGAGACAAGACGAGGTACTCACTTGGGTTGTTTACATTCAATAACGGAAAAATACAGGTGCCAGAAGAACTGGTGGACGAGAGGCATCCACTGCTCTATAACCCATTGGATAGTCTTGAGTATATTAGGTTTCACAGTAGGGGTGAGGCCAGGAACCTAGTCTCTCCTGTGAAGACCTTTTGCGGTGTTACAAATTCTACAGCCTAA